In the Candidatus Protochlamydia phocaeensis genome, GCATATCGGAGAACGCGCAACTTTCTTTGAATATCTTGTTTGGCTTTTAAGTTCATTTGGGATCCTTTGTTTGAAAAGATTTATATACCAAATCTGTCAACCAAAGTCCCAATTTTCATAAAATTTATTTTTGCTCATCTCTTTTATATGCCCAAAAAGCACTCTCTAGTAAAGGCTTAGGATAGTCCCATTGAATATAATTTTCCTCTAAAAATCCATCTGGAAAGTGGGCAATTATCCCCCCACAAATATCAGAGGCTTCTTCTTTTTCCTCTTCTGTAATTGCTCCATCAAAATAAAAAGAAATACAAGCTGTATGATCTTCTTCTCTCCATTTAGCCTTTACTGCCCTTAGCTTTGGCAACTCTAAATCCCGGCAAACTATTAAATTTGTTATATAGATGAGATGTTTTTGCCAATCGATCATTTTACTGTGGCCTTTGGATCTGTAGGATAAACATGGGCACTTCCATCTTTAGCATATGTTATGACTCCTTTAGATGTTGGAAAATATTGAGTAGGTTTTCCTTCTATTTGCAGAGCATACTCCCCAATAATTTTTCCAAAATCCACTCTTTCTTTATAACCTGCTTGGCCAAACTCTCCTATCAATCTTTGACCACTGCCTGCTTTTTCTTTTACTAAAGCTTCAAGATCTGGCTTTTCAATTAGAATAGTTCCTTTGCCAATTTCAAAATTATGTGCATCAGGAATATGCTTATTTTGCTTATCCCAATGAATTTTAATATTCTTAAAATAAGCCTCTCTTTCAGCAGCATGTGCTAAAGAAGAAGCAACAATTGCTTTTTTTTTCGTTTCTTTGCAATCAAGCAGCTAAAGCGTTTGCTAAACAAGGAAACAAACAGTTACTAGGCCATAATTCTAAGGTCTTATCTCAAACTACAGAAGTTGCTGCAACAGGACCTGATTTCATTGTTGGTTCCAATGGCGTAGCTATTCCCACAAGCCGTAAAGTCTTAGAAACTGGATTTCAAAGAGCTGGTTTTGAAACTTTTGCTACAGACTCACCAGGTATAGATATATTCTTTCAAATAAAATGAAAGTAAGAATAATGATTTCTTCTGGAAAAGCTCCTGTTCGTGCTTCGTTTACCAATGCCAATCAGGATCCTATAAATCCATTTACAGGAAAACCACCCCAGCCACCGAAAGGATTAGATCCTTCAGCTAGAAAAACTTTTGTTAGGCAATATTCTCATTTGGAGTTAAAACCATGATCGAAAAAATGTTAATACAAGTTCAGCAATATTTACCTCTAAAAATTTTAAATATTACTTGGGATGGGACAGTATTTCAAATATATAATGACAATTGGAATTTTACAACCTTAAGCTCCTGGCGGATTTCTACTAAAAATAAATTAATTTTGGGTTGCTTTGATGAAAGGGCAGAACAATCCATAGACTACCTAAAGGGAATGGAGATTGTAGGTATTGAAGCACAAACAAGTTACCTAAAAATAGATCCTGTTTTTATCTTATCAAATGAACAGAGGCTTGAGATTTTTTCAACAGATACGTATGAGCCCTGGACTTTTTGTGTTAACAATTTAGGATTTTATATCGCTACTCCAGGTGAGCCTCTTGCTTTTGAAAAAGATTAACTAATTCATAGCTTAAGATTGAATAGAAATGGCTTTGCCAAAGCGCGTCAAAATTTTAAGAAATGTGGCGCTTCTTCTTTAAAATTTATAAAAGAAGTTTGGGATTCTCTTGATGATGAAATCCCTTAAACAATTCTCCTAACTTTTGCAGGGCTAGTTTGAGAGTGGAGTTAACATCGTGATTAAAAATATGATTATGCTTATTCAACCTTATCTGCCTTTGAAAATTTTAGACGTCTCTTGGGATGGCACTCTTTTTCATATGTATGGTTCAACTTGGAGCGTTTCGACATTAAGTGCCTGGCGCATTTGTATATCAAATAAAATGGTTTTGGGTTGTTTTGATAAAAATTCCCTAGAATTGGTGAATTGTCTGAAAAATTTAGAAATAGTGACTCTCACTTTTCAAGATTCCTTAATGAAGATAGATCCGGTATTTATTTTATCTAATGGCCAAAGATTTGAGATTTTCTCGACAGATACATTTGAACCTTGGACTTTCTTTCATGATGATTTAGGAGCTTTTATACCTACTCCAACCGATCCAAAGGCTTTTAATATCTAATACTCAAAATAATCTTTAAAAGCCAAATTAGGCCTAACAATTTGGAGTATTTTTATGGGCAATGAGAAGGCAAATTTTTTCTGTAGAGTTTGCGGTTTAGATCAGCAAGAGTATCCTTGGGGAGAAGATAATAATTCTCCAACCTTTGGAATATGTGCTTGTTGTGGTACTGAATTTGGCTATCATGATTGTACATTAGAAGGTATAAGAGAGCATAGAAAACAATGGTTGCTCAATAATGGCAAATGGTCTGATGAAAGTCAAATGCCGTCTAATTGGTCCTTAGAGGAACAAATGAAGAATATCCCAAAAAAATATATATAAAATGGCCTGAATGGAGATTTTGGCAAGCATTTTTCAGGAATGGATCGATTCGCCGTGGCCCAAGAAGCGGGAGTATGGCCGTGATAATGGGCCTAAAGTAGGCCAAGATCAATCTTGAGAAAAATTAATAAGAGCATTCAACTGACAGCTTGGGTAGCTGTCAGCTGAGAGTCTGTGTTAAGCCAGAACTGATTTTTTTAGACAATTATGGCTTTAGGCCATCATAGAAAGTAATTTGCGTTTGGGGCCATTCGTCCGGATTGCTATATTTATTAAAAAGCTCGTCAATCGTCATTCGCTTGCGATAGACGTGGCTATCATTGATTTCATCAACCGTTCGGCCATCCGGATTGCGAATATACACCCACCAGTGTCCATATCCGCCTACACGAAGACCACGCCAATCTGAATTGTAAAGCGCTTCTCTAAGTTTAGTCTGTCCGACATCTAAGCGAACATCTGCAGGACCTCTATAAATA is a window encoding:
- a CDS encoding polymorphic toxin type 50 domain-containing protein — translated: MLDCKETKKKAIVASSLAHAAEREAYFKNIKIHWDKQNKHIPDAHNFEIGKGTILIEKPDLEALVKEKAGSGQRLIGEFGQAGYKERVDFGKIIGEYALQIEGKPTQYFPTSKGVITYAKDGSAHVYPTDPKATVK